One window of the Deltaproteobacteria bacterium genome contains the following:
- the metH gene encoding methionine synthase, which translates to MEIKQRVDKLISALAQRILVLDGAMGTAIQGFNLGPSDFSGEQYEGCNEYLILTRPDVIEKIHASYLAAGADILETNTFGGTPLVLAEYGLQDQTYEINFQAAKLARKVVEKFSTKDWPRFVAGSIGPTTKAISVTGGVTFSQLIDHFYHQAKALYEGGVDYFLIETCQDTRNIKACLLGIDRVFVEKNEKIPVAVSITIEPTGTMLAGQSAESLAASLAHRELLYVGLNCATGPAFMTDSIRSLAAFTESRVACVPNAGLPDEEGRYLETPEMVAKVIRGFAEKGWLNLVGGCCGTGPAHIKALRAAVLDQKPREVKANHRHFLSGIDYLEITDEMRPVLVGERTNVIGSRKFKNLISEGKFEEASEIARLQVKNGAQIIDVCMANPDRDEPEDMQHFLEQVIKKVKPPLMIDSTDDKVIALALTYCQGKAIINSINLEDGEERYQKVLPLAKQMGAALVVGTIDEDKVQGMGVTRERKLSIAERSYDLLTKKYGVRPEDIYWDCLVFPVGTGDAQYRTSAIETVEGIGLVKKAFPRTRTILGISNVSFGLPPAGREVLNSVFLYHCVQAGLDLAIVNTEQLQRYSSILDTEKKLCEDLLWQRGNDALTVFTEYFRKVQKKEKKLSSNLTLEERLANYILEGTKEGLTADIDQALQKYKPLEIINGPLMKGMDEVGRLFAKNELIVAEVLQSAEAMKAAVARLEPHMDKADGAQKGTVILATVKGDVHDIGKNLVDIILSNNGYKVINLGIKVPSEQLIAAVKQHQPRIIGLSGLLVKSAQQMVLTAEDLSKAGINLPVLVGGAALSEKFTHKKIAPAYSGVVAYANDAMKGLELADHIIDKAKFEVLKKTLAEKSKSILQEQEKSEVAPVSTPVKKITLLKEVPPAPDFERHILANTPLDEIWRYINPLMLYGRHLGIKGKWVKLLAKGEYRELRESDEGKKAIEIWEIVQQIKQDYKKKVIRPKAVYQFFKAASLDNQLMIYSSDGKTKLATFDFPRQKSGEGLCLADYVWPQRHPGLACPGPRSGDPGSMITKNLPFDSVCLFAVTAASGDSVRQEAEKLKAAGEYLKSHALQALCLETAEGYAEWLHGKIRGFWGFPDGPDVTMMDRFQTKYHGKRYSFGYPACPNLEDQKILFELLKPEDIGIQLTDGFMMDPEASVSAIVFHHPEATYFNI; encoded by the coding sequence ATGGAAATTAAGCAGCGTGTTGACAAACTAATCAGTGCATTAGCACAGCGCATTCTTGTTTTAGATGGGGCCATGGGCACGGCCATTCAAGGCTTTAACCTGGGGCCGTCTGATTTTAGTGGGGAACAATACGAAGGTTGCAATGAATATCTGATACTCACTCGCCCGGATGTCATTGAGAAAATTCATGCTAGTTATTTGGCAGCGGGGGCTGATATTTTAGAGACCAATACCTTTGGTGGCACGCCGCTGGTCTTGGCCGAGTATGGCTTACAAGATCAAACCTATGAAATTAATTTTCAAGCAGCCAAGCTTGCCCGAAAAGTGGTGGAAAAGTTTAGCACGAAAGATTGGCCGCGCTTTGTGGCTGGATCCATAGGGCCTACAACTAAGGCTATCAGTGTTACCGGTGGGGTTACTTTTTCACAACTGATCGATCATTTTTATCACCAAGCCAAGGCCCTTTATGAAGGTGGGGTCGATTATTTTTTGATCGAAACCTGTCAAGACACGCGTAATATTAAGGCCTGCCTGTTGGGGATTGATCGAGTTTTTGTTGAGAAGAATGAAAAAATTCCGGTGGCCGTTTCGATTACCATTGAACCTACGGGTACTATGCTAGCCGGTCAATCCGCCGAAAGCCTGGCGGCAAGCCTGGCCCATCGTGAGCTATTATACGTCGGCCTTAATTGTGCCACGGGCCCAGCCTTCATGACCGATTCGATTCGTTCTTTAGCCGCGTTCACAGAAAGTCGCGTGGCTTGCGTGCCCAATGCAGGGTTGCCTGATGAAGAGGGGCGTTATTTAGAAACACCCGAAATGGTAGCGAAGGTGATTCGGGGTTTTGCTGAAAAAGGTTGGCTTAATTTGGTGGGGGGCTGTTGTGGCACGGGGCCAGCGCATATCAAGGCCTTGCGGGCGGCTGTGCTTGACCAAAAACCTCGCGAGGTTAAGGCAAATCATCGGCATTTTCTTTCAGGCATCGACTATTTAGAAATCACCGATGAAATGCGGCCGGTATTGGTGGGGGAGCGCACCAATGTGATTGGCAGTCGTAAATTTAAAAATCTTATCAGCGAAGGCAAATTTGAAGAGGCCAGTGAGATTGCCCGTCTGCAAGTAAAAAATGGGGCTCAAATTATTGATGTGTGTATGGCCAATCCCGATCGCGACGAACCCGAAGACATGCAGCATTTTTTAGAACAGGTGATTAAAAAAGTAAAACCGCCACTGATGATTGATTCCACAGATGACAAGGTCATTGCATTGGCGCTCACCTATTGCCAAGGCAAAGCTATCATCAATTCCATTAATCTAGAAGATGGTGAAGAGCGCTATCAAAAAGTATTGCCGCTGGCCAAACAAATGGGGGCGGCTTTAGTTGTTGGTACGATCGATGAAGACAAGGTGCAAGGCATGGGGGTGACGCGCGAGCGCAAACTTTCCATTGCAGAACGATCCTATGATTTATTGACGAAAAAATACGGGGTGAGGCCCGAAGATATTTATTGGGACTGTTTGGTGTTTCCGGTGGGTACCGGTGACGCCCAATATCGCACCAGTGCGATTGAAACGGTCGAGGGGATTGGCTTGGTTAAAAAAGCCTTTCCCCGCACTCGCACAATTTTGGGTATTTCTAATGTCAGTTTTGGGTTGCCGCCGGCGGGCCGTGAAGTGCTGAATTCAGTTTTTTTGTATCACTGCGTGCAGGCGGGCCTTGATCTTGCCATCGTCAATACCGAACAATTGCAACGTTACTCTTCGATTTTAGATACCGAGAAAAAACTTTGTGAAGATCTGTTGTGGCAACGAGGAAATGACGCACTAACCGTTTTTACCGAATATTTCCGAAAGGTTCAGAAAAAAGAAAAAAAGTTAAGCAGCAATTTAACTCTAGAAGAACGGCTGGCTAATTATATTTTAGAGGGTACCAAAGAAGGTTTAACTGCAGACATCGATCAGGCTTTGCAAAAATATAAACCCCTTGAAATCATCAATGGCCCACTGATGAAGGGCATGGATGAAGTGGGGCGCTTGTTTGCAAAAAACGAGTTGATTGTGGCCGAGGTGTTGCAAAGTGCTGAGGCCATGAAGGCAGCAGTGGCCAGGCTTGAACCCCACATGGACAAGGCCGATGGGGCACAAAAAGGTACAGTGATTTTAGCAACCGTGAAGGGTGATGTGCACGATATTGGCAAAAATTTAGTAGATATTATTTTAAGTAATAATGGTTACAAGGTTATTAATTTGGGGATCAAGGTTCCTTCTGAACAACTCATTGCTGCGGTTAAACAACACCAGCCTAGGATTATTGGCCTTTCAGGGTTGTTGGTAAAATCAGCCCAACAAATGGTATTAACCGCTGAAGATTTATCTAAAGCCGGGATTAATTTGCCCGTATTGGTAGGGGGTGCGGCCCTTTCGGAAAAATTCACCCACAAAAAGATTGCCCCAGCTTATTCGGGGGTAGTGGCCTATGCTAATGATGCCATGAAAGGTTTAGAACTAGCCGATCATATTATCGATAAGGCCAAATTTGAGGTGTTGAAAAAAACCTTGGCCGAAAAAAGCAAATCTATTTTGCAAGAGCAAGAAAAATCAGAAGTTGCTCCCGTTTCAACTCCGGTTAAGAAAATAACTTTACTCAAAGAAGTCCCACCAGCCCCTGACTTTGAGCGCCATATTCTTGCTAACACACCACTCGATGAAATTTGGCGTTATATTAACCCGCTGATGCTTTATGGGCGGCACTTAGGCATCAAAGGCAAATGGGTAAAACTACTTGCCAAGGGTGAGTATCGCGAGCTGCGCGAATCCGATGAAGGCAAAAAGGCTATCGAAATTTGGGAGATCGTGCAGCAAATCAAACAAGATTATAAAAAGAAAGTTATTCGACCCAAAGCGGTGTATCAATTTTTCAAAGCTGCAAGTTTAGACAATCAACTCATGATTTATTCAAGTGATGGCAAAACAAAATTAGCCACGTTTGATTTTCCTCGGCAGAAATCAGGTGAAGGCTTGTGTTTGGCAGATTATGTATGGCCTCAACGTCATCCCGGGCTTGCCTGCCCCGGACCCCGATCCGGGGACCCGGGATCCATGATAACAAAGAATCTTCCATTTGATTCAGTTTGCTTATTTGCCGTTACCGCCGCCAGTGGTGATAGTGTTCGTCAAGAAGCCGAAAAATTAAAAGCAGCCGGCGAATATTTAAAATCACATGCCCTGCAGGCATTGTGTTTAGAAACCGCTGAGGGCTATGCCGAATGGCTCCACGGGAAAATCCGCGGCTTTTGGGGGTTTCCGGATGGGCCTGATGTAACCATGATGGATCGTTTTCAAACTAAGTATCATGGCAAACGTTATTCTTTCGGGTACCCAGCCTGCCCCAATTTAGAAGACCAAAAAATTCTATTTGAATTGCTCAAGCCTGAAGACATTGGCATTCAACTCACCGACGGATTCATGATGGACCCTGAAGCCAGCGTTTCAGCCATCGTCTTCCACCACCCCGAAGCCACTTATTTCAATATATAA